From Glycine soja cultivar W05 chromosome 4, ASM419377v2, whole genome shotgun sequence, the proteins below share one genomic window:
- the LOC114410777 gene encoding uncharacterized protein LOC114410777, whose amino-acid sequence MTTVKWHSPRAYVVGAQETPYPIHDCVGWVDGVYAGAACRVRKEGTGIPFTIRLGFDCTNNIAEYEACALGIQAAIDFKVKLLKVYGDSALVIHQLKGEWETRDHKLIPYQAYIKKLTEFFDDIFFHHIPREENQMANALATLASMFQLTPHGGLSYIKLRCPGKPVHCCLIEEEQDGKP is encoded by the exons ATGACGACTGTCAAGTGGCATTCCCCCCGTGCTTATGTCGTTGGTGCCCAGGAGACCCCTTATCCTATACATGACTGTGTTGGATGGGtcgatggggtgtatgctggggcagcaTGTCGTGTCCGGAAAGAGGGAACGg GCATACCTTTCACGATAAGGTTGGGCTTTGACTGTACAAATAACATTGCTGAATACGAGGCATGCGCCCTTGGGATCCAAGCAGCAATTGACTTCAAGGTCAAATTGCTTAAGGTATATGGAGACTCAGCCTTGGTGATCCATcaattgaaaggagaatgggagacCAGGGATcacaagttgataccctatcaggCTTACATCAAGAAACTGACAGAGTTCTTCGATGATATCTTTTTTCATCACATTCCTAGAGAGGAGAATCAAATGGCCAATGCGCTCGCCactttggcatccatgtttcagctCACCCCGCATGGGGGCTTGTCGTACATCAAACTCAGATGTCCTGGCAAACCCGTGCATTGTTGCTTGATAGAAGAGGAGCAAGATGGTAAACCATGA